One part of the Aspergillus fumigatus Af293 chromosome 7, whole genome shotgun sequence genome encodes these proteins:
- a CDS encoding glycoside hydrolase family 13 protein yields MSPDEKWWKNAIIYQIYPASFKDSNGDGIGDIPGIISQLDYIASLGVDVVWLCPMYDSPQHDMGYDVSDYEKVYPPYGTVEDMETLIDACHRRGLRIILDLVVNHTSHEHKWFKESRSSKNSPKRDWYIWRPAKYDANGDRKPPNNWRSFFGGSAWEWDEKTQEYYLHLFLAQQPDLNWENPEVRQAVYASAMEFWLQKGVDGFRVDTVNMYSKDPSYPDAPIVNPKSDTQVAFSLFCNGPRIHEYLREMNKVLAKYDAMTVGELPETHTLEGVLRYVSAAEKQLNMVFSFDVVDLGLGKEYKFLTTPRGWTLPDLKAAIKRTQDILKGTDGWTTVFIENHDQGRSVSRFGSDRTPELRDTSAKMLAMFQCTLSGTQFIYQGQEIGTVNAPEEWPIEEYKDIDSTKYYHMVREMTNNDPVHMKTAMKALQHLARDHARLPMQWSPAANAGFSHPSAKKPWMRPHDNHKEVNVQVQQDDPSSVLSFWKQMIQLRKTYANFFVFGIFELLDEGNQKIFSYLKTWKEQCMLVVLNFSEEPQPFQKPMELQNRDLKLFVSNIGKPVSGECELQPYEGRIFEVKAIPN; encoded by the coding sequence ATGTCACCCGATGAAAAATGGTGgaagaatgccatcatctACCAGATCTATCCGGCCAGTTTCAAAGACTCGAACGGTGACGGGATTGGTGATATTCCCGGTATCATCTCTCAACTCGACTATATCGCTAGCTTAGGGGTAGACGTCGTGTGGCTCTGTCCCATGTACGACAGTCCGCAACACGATATGGGCTACGATGTCTCCGACTACGAGAAGGTGTATCCTCCTTATGGAACGGTTGAGGACATGGAGACCTTGATCGATGCTTGTCACCGCCGTGGACTACGCATCATCCTCGACTTGGTGGTCAACCATACGTCGCACGAGCACAAGTGGTTCAAAGAATCTCGGTCCTCGAAGAACAGCCCCAAGCGAGACTGGTATATCTGGAGACCGGCCAAGTACGACGCCAATGGAGATCGGAAACCACCCAACAATTGGCGCAGTTTTTTCGGAGGCAGTGCTTGGGAATGGGACGAGAAAACACAGGAGTACTATCTGCATTTATTCCTTGCCCAACAGCCTGATCTCAACTGGGAGAATCCTGAAGTACGACAGGCTGTCTACGCCTCAGCCATGGAATTCTGGCTCCAAAAAGGCGTCGATGGGTTCAGAGTCGATACGGTGAACATGTACAGCAAGGATCCGTCATATCCCGATGCTCCCATCGTCAATCCCAAGTCAGATACCCAGGTAGCCTTCTCCTTATTCTGCAACGGCCCGCGCATTCACGAGTATCTGAGGGAGATGAACAAAGTGCTGGCCAAGTATGACGCCATGACTGTCGGCGAGCTGCCAGAGACACATACCCTCGAGGGAGTGCTGCGCTATGTATCGGCCGCCGAGAAGCAGCTCAACATGGTCTTCTCGTTTGACGTCGTAGACCTCGGTTTGGGCAAAGAGTACAAGTTCCTAACCACACCGCGCGGGTGGACCTTGCCGGACCTCAAGGCAGCGATCAAGCGGACGCAGGACATCCTCAAGGGCACCGATGGCTGGACCACAGTTTTCATCGAGAATCACGACCAGGGCCGCTCTGTCTCTCGCTTTGGCTCAGACAGAACGCCCGAGCTCCGCGACACATCTGCAAAGATGCTTGCCATGTTCCAGTGCACTCTGTCCGGCACGCAGTTCATCTATCAAGGCCAGGAAATCGGCACGGTCAACGCTCCGGAAGAATGGCCCATCGAGGAGTACAAGGACATCGATAGTACCAAGTACTATCACATGGTGCGCGAGATGACGAATAATGACCCTGTCCACATGAAGACGGCCATGAAGGCTCTGCAACACCTGGCACGAGACCACGCTCGACTCCCGATGCAGTGGAGCCCAGCAGCCAATGCGGGGTTTTCTCATCCGTCCGCGAAGAAGCCGTGGATGCGTCCCCATGACAATCACAAGGAGGTCAACGTGCAAGTACAGCAAGATGACCCGTCTTCCGTCCTCTCATTCTGGAAGCAGATGATCCAGCTGCGGAAAACGTACGCCAATTTCTTCGTGTTTGGCATtttcgagctcctcgacgaggGCAACCAAAAAATCTTCAGCTATCTCAAGACCTGGAAGGAGCAGTGTATGCTGGTCGTATTGAACTTTTCAGAAGAGCCACAGCCATTCCAAAAGCCCATGGAGCTCCAGAATCGGGATTTGAAGCTGTTTGTTAGCAACATTGGCAAGCCTGTAAGCGGGGAGTGTGAGTTGCAGCCGTATGAGGGCAGGATATTTGAAGTCAAGGCTATACCTAATTGA